Proteins from one Malania oleifera isolate guangnan ecotype guangnan chromosome 4, ASM2987363v1, whole genome shotgun sequence genomic window:
- the LOC131153146 gene encoding uncharacterized protein LOC131153146 isoform X3 yields the protein MEIHRVAFIIKNPLFDDKFLLRKQTRPPKFGDDEYDSYIDSDLYDLPSVQLNPLEGDSQSPVLLQGTESCSLDVGKFDFKSAIDEVLEQMGFRSFDGVEWTLWKYEEEAEFGPVPPVQTLFVMGKLAFEDEHLKELGKWMSIQSCLNLLLGVKPGSDRVGPLVVLGLLNESEQSMKLKIPPSLHCQEYPPGVMLVPMGSRTAKPFWTTNLVVFAPKIASNCCGVNSSVAHGDALIVDPGCRSEFHEELKEIVAALPRKLVVFVTHHHHDHVDGLSIIQKCNPDATLMAHENTMRRIGKGDWSLSYISVSGAEDICIGDQQLRVIFAPGHTDGHMALLHTNTHSLIVGDHCVGQGSAVLDITSGGNMNESQK from the exons ATGGAAATTCACAGGGTTGCTTTCATCATCAAGAACCCTTTGTTCGATGACAAGTTTCTTCTCCGGAAACAGACGCGTCCGCCCAAATTTGGCGACGATGAGTATGATTCTTACATTGATTCCGATCTCTACGACCTGCCTTCTGTTCAATTGAATCCTCTGGAAGGAGATTCCCAGTCTCCAGTTCTCCTTCAAGGCACAGAATCTTGTTCGCTTGACGTGGGAAAATTCGACTTCAAATCGGCTATCGACGAG GTTTTGGAGCAGATGGGGTTTCGGTCGTTTGATGGGGTAGAATGGACACTGTGGAAGTATGAGGAAGAAGCCGAATTCGGTCCAGTGCCTCCTGTTCAGACTCTGTTCGTTATGGGGAAATTGGCGTTTGAAGATGAACACTTAAAAG AGCTAGGCAAGTGGATGTCCATTCAGAGTTGCCTAAACTTGCTTCTAGGAGTGAAACCAGGTAGTGATCGTGTGGGACCTCTGGTAGTTCTTGGTCTTCTGAATGAATCTGAACAATCTATGAAGTTGAAAATTCCACCTAGCTTGCATTGCCAG GAGTACCCGCCAGGTGTTATGCTTGTACCTATGGGAAGTAGAACAGCAAAACCTTTTTGGACTACAAACTTGGTTGTATTTGCACCTAAGATAGCTTCCAACTGTTGTGGAGTTAACAGCTCTGTTGCCCATGGAGATGCACTTATAGTGGATCCAGGATGTAGGTCTGAATTCCATGAAGAG CTTAAGGAAATTGTTGCTGCTTTGCCAAGAAAGCTAGTTGTCTTTGTTACCCATCACCATCATGACCATGTTGATG GTCTTTCTATTATCCAAAAGTGCAATCCTGATGCTACTCTCATGGCACATGAGAATACCATGCGTCGCATTGGAAAAG GTGATTGGTCACTTAGCTATATCTCAGTCTCAGGAGCCGAAGATATTTGCATTGGCGATCAGCAATTGCGTGTCATTTTTGCTCCA GGACACACAGATGGGCACATGGCACTTCTTCATACCAACACTCATTCATTGATCGTGGGAGATCATTGTGTGGG